The following proteins are encoded in a genomic region of Gouania willdenowi chromosome 6, fGouWil2.1, whole genome shotgun sequence:
- the atp6v1f gene encoding V-type proton ATPase subunit F, with the protein MAGRGKLIAVIGDEDTCTGFLLGGVGELNKNRKPNFLVVEKDTSVTEIEETFKSFLARSDIGIVLINQFIAEMIRHAIDAHLQSIPAVLEIPSKEHPYDASKDSILRRAKGMFSAEDFR; encoded by the exons ATGGCAGGCCGCGGGAAGCTGATCGCGGTGATCGGGGACGAGGACACATGCACCGGCTTTCTGCTGGGCGGGGTCGGAGAGCTCAACAAGAACCGGAAACCGAATTTCTTGGTCGTGGAGAAGGACACGAGCGTCACCGAAATCGAGGAGACCTTCAA GAGTTTTTTGGCTCGTAGCGACATCGGCATCGTCCTCATTAACCAGTTCATCGCTGAGATGATCCGTCACGCCATCGACGCCCACCTCCAATCCATCCCCGCCGTGCTGGAGATCCCGTCCAAGGAGCACCCGTACGACGCCTCCAAGGACTCCATCCTGCGCCGTGCTAAGGGAATGTTCTCCGCAGAGGACTTTCGCTGA
- the lamtor4 gene encoding ragulator complex protein LAMTOR4, with product MSIAALTAGLDRIPDQLGYLVISEDGVLASAGELENDEHTAGVMMQMVRTANRFTLPGSADPPFKRMSVILEDFVYAVTVSGQKVFVVKRQHNQQEPISV from the exons atg AGCATCGCTGCCCTCACCGCGGGTTTGGATCGAATCCCAGATCAGTTAGGATATCTGGTTATTAGCGAGGACGGAGTGTTGGCT tcAGCAGGTGAGCTGGAGAACGATGAGCACACTGCAGGTGTGATGATGCAGATGGTCCGAACAGCCAATCGCTTCACGTTACCGGGGTCAGCTGACCCGCCCTTCAAACGCATGTCAG TGATCCTGGAGGACTTTGTCTACGCGGTGACGGTTTCTGGCCAGAAAGTGTTTGTGGTGAAACGTCAACACAACCAGCAGGAGCCAATCAGTGTGTGA
- the LOC114464754 gene encoding ADP-ribosylation factor 4, with product MGLTISSLFSRFFGKKQMRILMVGLDAAGKTTILYKLKLGEIVTTIPTIGFNVETVEYKNICFTVWDVGGQDKIRPLWRHYFQNTQGLIFVVDSNDRERVVEAKDELHKMLQEDELRDAVLLVFANKQDLPNAMASSELTETLGLNALRNKTWFIQATCATQGNGLYEGLDWLSNELCKS from the exons ATGGGTCTGACCATCTCTTCGTTGTTCTCGCGCTTCTTCGGGAAGAAGCAGATGAGGATCCTGATGG TGGGTCTGGATGCGGCCGGTAAAACCACTATCCTCTACAAACTGAAACTGGGAGAGATCGTCACCACCATCCCAACCATTG GGTTCAACGTGGAGACGGTCGAGTACAAAAACATCTGTTTCACCGTCTGGGACGTGGGCGGACAGGACAAGATCAGACCTCTGTGGAGACACTACTTCCAGAATACACAG GGCCTGATCTTCGTGGTGGACAGTAACGACAGAGAGAGGGTCGTAGAGGCCAAGGACGAGCTGCACAAGATG CTGCAGGAGGACGAGCTGAGAGACGCGGTGCTGCTGGTCTTCGCTAACAAACAGGATCTACCAAACGCGATGGCGAGCAGTGAGCTGACGGAGACGCTGGGGCTGAACGCTCTGCGTAACAAGACA TGGTTCATCCAGGCCACGTGTGCCACGCAGGGGAACGGTCTGTACGAGGGCCTGGATTGGCTGTCCAATGAGCTGTGCAAGTcatag